A single region of the Drosophila takahashii strain IR98-3 E-12201 chromosome 2R, DtakHiC1v2, whole genome shotgun sequence genome encodes:
- the LOC108055080 gene encoding ethanolaminephosphotransferase 1-like produces MRMYYVCLTVYFNFFVSHWEKYNTGILHLPWGYDVSMWGSTAMYLVTWWMGFERWKFELPLGSYGTLPLGNVMEAVLHVSAMANLPLVIINVYNSYAHRTGLLLSFWEAIRPMWPFLTYFVILLAWPYLSPNDIMEKDPRAIFMLSGTIFSNVSCRLIVSQMSVTRCEAWHWQTPMFVLSFLVSLWLPLLERPLLYMLLIVTTLSHWQYGASVVNQMCEHFNRICFTVHKRVPEEKKKVLLAEQISQPDQSNQEEPSKKKD; encoded by the coding sequence ATGAGGATGTACTATGTCTGCCTGACGGTCTACTTCAACTTCTTTGTTTCGCACTGGGAGAAGTACAACACGGGCATCCTGCATCTTCCCTGGGGCTACGACGTCAGCATGTGGGGCAGCACGGCCATGTATCTCGTTACCTGGTGGATGGGCTTCGAGCGCTGGAAGTTCGAGTTGCCGCTGGGATCCTACGGAACCCTGCCTTTGGGCAATGTCATGGAGGCGGTGCTGCATGTCAGTGCCATGGCGAATCTTCCACTAGTCATTATAAATGTGTATAACTCCTATGCGCATCGGACTGGACTCCTTCTGTCCTTCTGGGAGGCCATTAGGCCCATGTGGCCCTTCCTCACCTACTTCGTCATCCTGCTGGCCTGGCCGTACCTCTCGCCGAACGACATCATGGAAAAGGATCCACGCGCCATTTTCATGCTCAGCGGCACCATCTTTTCCAACGTCAGCTGTCGTTTGATTGTCTCCCAAATGTCCGTGACGAGATGCGAGGCGTGGCACTGGCAGACGCCCATGTTCGTGCTATCCTTCCTGGTCAGCTTGTGGCTGCCTCTGCTGGAGCGTCCTCTGCTGTACATGCTCCTGATTGTAACGACCTTGAGTCACTGGCAATACGGAGCTAGTGTGGTGAACCAGATGTGCGAGCACTTCAACCGGATCTGCTTTACTGTCCACAAGCGAGTGCCGGAGGAGAAAAAGAAGGTTCTGCTGGCAGAGCAAATCAGCCAGCCAGATCAGTCAAATCAAGAGGAGCCGTCGAAGAAAAAGGATTAG